A stretch of Ectothiorhodospiraceae bacterium BW-2 DNA encodes these proteins:
- a CDS encoding PDZ domain-containing protein gives MNKTDTLPACGRSNRRYLYMMGVAAALILASTYVYEFKYLPYQADKTVLAINDTRSPSVLTPSSRPVALGVARGGAEPSPQAPVYVAGAKLVPNDNGVFVSGVAANSVAAEADIQAGDLIFKVNGQRVNHPQQLLRLASEGAFVGGDSVRVSLYRQGRRLNRYLPLDPFR, from the coding sequence GTGAATAAAACGGATACCCTTCCTGCCTGTGGGCGTAGCAACCGTCGCTATCTCTATATGATGGGGGTCGCGGCAGCGCTAATTTTGGCCTCTACCTATGTTTATGAATTTAAATATCTCCCCTATCAGGCTGACAAAACGGTGCTGGCGATCAACGATACCCGTTCCCCGTCTGTTCTCACCCCGAGCTCCCGACCGGTTGCGCTAGGAGTGGCTAGGGGAGGAGCAGAGCCATCGCCACAAGCGCCAGTTTATGTTGCTGGTGCTAAGTTGGTGCCGAACGATAACGGCGTTTTTGTCAGTGGAGTAGCGGCCAATTCCGTTGCCGCAGAGGCAGATATTCAAGCAGGCGATCTTATCTTTAAAGTTAACGGGCAAAGGGTCAACCATCCGCAACAGTTGTTACGCTTAGCTAGTGAGGGGGCGTTTGTCGGCGGGGATTCGGTTCGGGTTAGTCTCTATCGTCAGGGACGGCGTCTCAATCGCTACCTGCCGCTCGACCCCTTTCGTTAA
- a CDS encoding rubredoxin has product MRHKCLLCNYVYDQEKGDLEHGIAPGTAWEDIPDDFVCPDCGASKHDFEVE; this is encoded by the coding sequence ATGCGACACAAATGCCTGCTCTGTAACTATGTCTATGATCAAGAAAAAGGCGACCTAGAACACGGTATCGCCCCCGGCACAGCGTGGGAAGATATTCCCGATGATTTCGTCTGTCCCGACTGCGGTGCTAGCAAACACGATTTCGAAGTGGAGTAG
- a CDS encoding PDZ domain-containing protein — translation MIELMNESRNEIDEGLKCGKDNRKYLYIMAALAIMILSATYIYEFHYLPARQAAAQGITPVNGLMNAPANGANIAAMAQPSTANQMPFMAQNGVGNSWPQGANVAAQPGTPPVIAANAVPPASHRQDGRAQMVCSSCHLVQGGGTQGQGNNVAAVMQPIDQNRPANPNPQGNMALQQPQLPPTQPMMPQGVQQGNRVEIEGQIPFAQIVRRVRPGIVNINSVRTHSPSQVQQDGGTARFANPFSGTSVESVGSGVMVSIDGFIVTNYHVIKDSAGIAVTVFSDTGTQRYSAEIVKIDERRDMALLKIRPDTLMKPIPLGDSSRVDIADSVLAIGSPYGLDQTVSRGIISGLRKSVMIENVTHEQLLQTDAAINQGNSGGALINRDGELIGINTAIYTPNGAFSGIGFAIPVNKVKEFIAEHVPPEMQARGGGRQQQQVVAWQGGGATLGQTIAAVAAPPIRANATPPGSHSDGRNQMACTTCHQIVGGANPPQANGVAWPGAMGGAMGQNVAAQQGPPITADAPIPGNHRRDGRDKVDCAVCHQINGTGRWKPVAWPGAMGGAMGQNVAAQQGPPITADAPIPGNHRRDGRDKVDCAVCHQINGTGRWKPAAFTQAQGGAVPFPLPMVVANTVAAQIYFDGAVLEPLTPVIIQRINAQVEDGAFVTTVYPDTAAARAGLHAGDIIFKLNGRWVLSPDELMASTATYQVGDNLRLGVYSGGQRRNLYLVYSGQLQQPSRGATATLAQQQTGAGNEMRWLGMELKPVTDALIVKNPQLMGKQGAWISDVDRNSVAEANGLQKGDLLKRINGQPVTDMATLESAINGADISQGVLLLLERNGRNLYLTLQ, via the coding sequence ATGATTGAACTGATGAATGAGAGCCGCAATGAGATCGACGAGGGGTTGAAGTGCGGCAAAGATAATCGCAAATATCTCTATATCATGGCTGCGCTGGCGATTATGATCTTGTCGGCGACCTACATCTACGAGTTTCACTACCTACCGGCCCGTCAAGCGGCGGCTCAGGGGATAACCCCGGTCAATGGATTGATGAACGCACCGGCAAATGGAGCCAATATCGCTGCCATGGCTCAACCTAGCACTGCTAATCAGATGCCTTTTATGGCGCAAAATGGCGTAGGTAACAGTTGGCCGCAAGGGGCCAATGTTGCAGCTCAACCCGGTACACCGCCGGTGATTGCGGCTAATGCCGTCCCTCCAGCCTCGCATCGACAAGATGGCCGAGCACAGATGGTCTGTAGTAGCTGCCATCTAGTACAGGGGGGCGGTACTCAAGGCCAAGGTAATAATGTAGCGGCCGTGATGCAGCCGATTGATCAAAATCGTCCAGCTAACCCTAATCCACAAGGGAATATGGCGCTGCAACAGCCGCAGCTCCCCCCTACTCAGCCCATGATGCCGCAGGGTGTGCAGCAAGGCAACCGGGTAGAAATTGAGGGACAGATTCCGTTTGCTCAAATCGTGCGTCGGGTGCGGCCGGGGATAGTCAACATTAACTCTGTGCGCACCCATAGCCCCTCTCAGGTGCAGCAGGATGGCGGAACGGCCCGTTTTGCTAACCCCTTTAGTGGTACTAGCGTCGAGAGCGTCGGCTCTGGGGTGATGGTTAGTATTGATGGCTTTATTGTGACTAACTACCATGTCATCAAAGATAGCGCCGGTATTGCAGTTACCGTGTTTAGTGATACTGGGACTCAGCGCTATAGTGCCGAGATTGTTAAGATTGATGAGCGGCGAGATATGGCGCTGTTAAAGATCCGTCCCGATACTTTAATGAAACCGATTCCGCTTGGGGATAGTTCACGAGTCGATATTGCCGATTCGGTATTGGCTATTGGAAGCCCATACGGCCTAGACCAGACGGTGAGTCGGGGTATTATCTCCGGTCTGCGCAAATCGGTGATGATCGAGAATGTGACCCATGAACAGCTACTTCAGACCGACGCGGCGATTAACCAAGGTAACTCGGGTGGTGCGTTGATCAATCGCGATGGTGAATTGATTGGGATCAATACCGCTATCTATACACCTAATGGTGCCTTCTCTGGAATCGGCTTTGCTATTCCAGTCAATAAGGTTAAAGAGTTTATTGCTGAGCATGTGCCGCCAGAGATGCAGGCAAGGGGAGGAGGGCGGCAACAACAGCAGGTAGTCGCTTGGCAGGGCGGCGGTGCAACCTTAGGACAGACGATTGCCGCTGTGGCCGCGCCACCGATTAGAGCCAATGCCACACCACCGGGAAGCCATAGTGATGGTCGTAACCAGATGGCCTGTACCACTTGCCATCAGATCGTCGGTGGGGCGAATCCGCCACAGGCTAATGGTGTTGCTTGGCCAGGTGCCATGGGGGGGGCGATGGGACAAAATGTAGCGGCTCAACAGGGGCCACCGATTACGGCTGATGCCCCGATTCCGGGGAACCACCGCCGCGATGGTCGCGATAAGGTCGATTGCGCCGTTTGTCACCAAATTAATGGCACCGGTCGCTGGAAGCCGGTCGCCTGGCCAGGTGCCATGGGGGGGGCGATGGGACAAAATGTAGCGGCTCAACAGGGGCCACCGATTACGGCTGATGCCCCGATTCCGGGGAACCACCGCCGCGATGGTCGCGATAAGGTCGATTGCGCTGTTTGTCACCAAATTAATGGCACCGGTCGCTGGAAGCCGGCCGCCTTTACTCAGGCACAGGGGGGAGCGGTACCGTTTCCCCTACCGATGGTGGTAGCGAATACGGTTGCGGCCCAAATCTACTTTGACGGAGCGGTATTGGAGCCCCTAACCCCCGTTATTATTCAACGAATTAATGCCCAAGTAGAGGATGGTGCCTTTGTGACGACGGTCTATCCCGATACCGCTGCCGCTAGAGCAGGTCTCCATGCCGGGGATATCATCTTTAAACTGAATGGCCGCTGGGTACTCAGTCCGGACGAGTTGATGGCCAGTACCGCGACCTATCAGGTGGGAGATAATCTCCGCCTAGGGGTCTATAGCGGAGGACAGCGGCGCAATCTCTACTTGGTCTATTCGGGGCAGCTACAGCAGCCTAGTCGCGGTGCAACAGCGACTTTAGCGCAGCAGCAGACGGGTGCTGGTAACGAGATGCGTTGGCTCGGTATGGAGTTAAAACCGGTGACTGATGCGCTAATTGTGAAAAATCCGCAGCTCATGGGTAAGCAGGGGGCATGGATCAGTGATGTGGATCGTAACTCGGTTGCTGAAGCGAATGGATTGCAAAAAGGTGATCTGCTGAAACGGATTAATGGTCAACCCGTCACCGATATGGCGACATTAGAGTCGGCGATTAACGGAGCTGATATATCGCAAGGAGTCCTGCTGCTGCTCGAACGCAACGGCCGCAACCTCTATTTGACACTACAGTAG